A region from the Drosophila bipectinata strain 14024-0381.07 chromosome 3R, DbipHiC1v2, whole genome shotgun sequence genome encodes:
- the LOC108130638 gene encoding sialin, with protein sequence MSCKSWTLPRLSQSGPSSHSLLNSVRLTYALCAFLNCFLHAAMRNMLGMIILKMVMPHPEDHLETASQVAEQLGGHNVSTAGRCGDYRGMPNPIIQVAKTGDLSWTRNQELTFPGIYYYGYVVSIFLSGYLADRCSSKRIFILSIILTALVYILLPFTAHYSFEAAAVNLVICGFLAGGGNPALYKLFVIWAHPTERTSLIAFAYSGILIGSLTVYPLAGFLSEFSWELPFYVIGCASLVFGILCIWLIYDNLDQHPRITKKELEYLQQGVLVQNTQTVKVPWKKLLSSLPVYSFIMTHVFHNYTFLVLAISMPRLMREAMEFDLRHVGVFSSIPFLGACCSKAVCILGGSYLERRMGSYQNWMRRLFYVICCIVAICCTIGIIMSDCGYKMLVLFMLTLLMCFSDLGFSIYWPTLLYFGPSFAGLISGMANGLAHLSGFLAPLLVASLVHTGNKSEWNMVLLTVIAFNIMALLVFGLCSSTKLQPWDPRSNKAPTENRESKENNS encoded by the exons ATGTCATGCAAATCGTGGACTCTGCCGCGTTTGTCGCAATCAGGTCCATCCAGCCACAGTCTCCTGAATTCAGTGCGTCTCACTTATGCTTTATGTGCTTTTTTGAATTGTTTTCTTCACGCCGCCATGCGCAACATGCTCGGCATGATAATACTGAAAATGGTCATGCCGCACCCAGAGGATCACCTGGAGACTGCATCCCAGGTGGCTGAACAGCTGGGGGGACACAATGTCAGCACTGCGGGCCGATGCGGTGACTATCGAGGCATGCCCAACCCAATCATACAAGTGGCAAAG ACAGGCGATTTAAGTTGGACCCGTAACCAGGAGCTAACATTTCCcggaatttattattatggcTATGTCGTTTCCATTTTTCTTTCCGGCTATTTAGCTGATCGATGCAGCAGCAAGAGGATTTTTATCCTCTCGATTATCCTGACAGCTCTGGTCTATATCCTGCTACCATTTACGGCTCATTATAGCTTcgaagcagcagcagtgaACCTAGTGATCTGCGGATTTCTGGCG GGCGGCGGAAATCCAGCTTTGTATAAACTGTTCGTTATCTGGGCGCACCCCACGGAGAGAACGTCTTTGATTGCATTTGCCTACAGCGGGATTCTTATAGGATCTCTGACGGTGTATCCCCTGGCCGGTTTTTTAAGCGAATTTTCCTGGGAGCTCCCTTTCTATGTGATAGGCTGCGCATCTTTGGTTTTTGGAATTCTCTGCATTTGGCTTATATATGACAATTTGGATCAACATCCGCGTATAACTAAAAAGGAATTGGAATACTTGCAACAAGGAGTTTTAGTACAAAATACACAG ACGGTTAAGGTTCCTTGGAAGAAGTTGCTAAGCTCCCTTCCGGTATACTCCTTCATAATGACCCATGTGTTTCATAATTACACCTTTTTGGTGCTTGCAATTTCAATGCCACGATTAATGCGGGAGGCAATGGAATTTGATTTAAGGCATGTGGGAGTTTTCTCATCTATTCCCTTCTTGGGCGCATGCTGCTCGAAGGCCGTGTGCATCCTTGGTGGAAGCTATCTAGAGCGCCGCATGGGATCTTATCAAAACTGGATGCGTCGCCTTTTTTATGTCATCT GTTGCATAGTGGCAATATGCTGCACAATCGGTATTATCATGTCTGATTGTGGGTACAAAATGTTGGTCCTGTTTATGTTAACCCTACTCATGTGCTTCTCGGATTTGGGATTCAGCATCTACTGGCCCACCTTGCTTTACTTTGGACCCTCCTTTGCCGGCTTAATTTCGGGAATGGCCAATGGACTAGCACATCTATCCGGGTTTTTGGCGCCACTTCTTGTGGCTTCTCTCGTGCATACT GGTAATAAATCCGAATGGAATATGGTTCTGTTGACTGTGATAGCGTTCAATATCATGGCCTTGCTGGTATTTGGACTTTGCAGCAGTACGAAATTACAACCTTGGGATCCAAGGAGCAACAAGGCGCCAACTGAGAACAGAGAATCCAAAGAAAATAATAGTTAA
- the LOC138926686 gene encoding dystrophin, isoforms A/C/F/G/H-like has protein sequence MDSAPATGQNRTELLEPKATEAEQSEKCIVQFEAWLTRVDEVLSEYLEHDVTIEDLPEDFQRLAWEFVANEKIFKEIAEIIAKHTRREGRSHQSLTGTTQPNGK, from the exons ATGGACTCAGCTCCAGCAACAGGCCAAAATCGCACCGAACTCCTGGAACCGAAGGCCACCGAGGCGGAACAGTCCGAGAAGTGCATTGTTCAGTTCGAGGCCTGGCTGACCCGAGTGGACGAGGTACTCAGCGAGTATCTGGAACACGATGTGACCATTGAGGATCTGCCAGAGGACTTTCAA CGCTTGGCTTGGGAGTTCGTGGCTAATGAGAAGATCTTTAAAGAGATCGCGGAGATTATAGCAAAGCATACGAGAAGGGAAGGTAGGAGCCACCAATCGCTTACAGGAACAACGCAACCTAATGGAAAATGA
- the LOC108130555 gene encoding prion-like-(Q/N-rich) domain-bearing protein 25 isoform X1, which produces MASCLSATLVSSSEKLALPPEMSNFHIFLTLSVLCVALLNPQGDGGALAVFWPCESEADCTADGSSCDLANGQCGCSTFDSVLAENFTQCLATSLIGERCDDSVQCNLMPTGASCKAGVCDCADGQTYLRGKCRPLNGLGESCDTDLDCYFGYDRASVSCQENVCGCANGYYNRYGNICRRKSMEENDACVVNEDCDALDAAAECVGLVCTYVDEIPATTEVPATDTTGWDDDSTTAEAVTETTDQPTETATTLFGRRQLTKAFVHSPPPTHSDAAAQVSFAPLSPLINGDTEPLISPRSHEIAVQTSIEKYELKEVGRSVRNVATTTMGGGGAHTASTSTSSRRNSSRNHSISRSHRRRLPALFRFDDEDIKTYSTLGSSREDDDADDKKYGSSCTDNGKTCTGLPHSICSNKICLCRQGYYARNGKCFAELGEIAESTDECEYEFDDLTKTCNCQKNYFYERDLRNCRKPIQYHLSCTSNSQCSPFGASYCHPEIPRRCTCEEYALYDAIKQLCEYKQGLGAECESNDGCPVDNSVCSNRLCVCSENFFERDETCVRGIGAECSEDDECIADNTACLTKSTDEEQGRTCQCRKGYVHFKDQCLKEAEELEDECVEDEQCKPLLASCNSEGKCGCTDEQHEKNGICEVKRELGESCTKATECFVEKDPENVECRNSVCQCKFGYTTNSDQKQCIRVISNKKNSSGRPSALKIITFVLIGSAFLITSAAIKQAYY; this is translated from the exons ATGGCCAGTTGCCTTTCGGCCACACTTGTTAGTAGTTCGGAAAAGTTAGCTCTGCCACCGGAAATGTCAAACTTCCACATTTTTCTGACCCTCAGTGTCCTGTGTGTCGCGCTCCTCAATCCTCAAG GCGACGGCGGCGCGTTGGCCGTTTTTTGGCCATGTGAAAGCGAGGCAGACTGCACAGCTGACGGCTCGAGCTGTGACTTAGCCAACGGGCAGTGCGGGTGCTCCACATTTGACTCAGTGCTCGCGGAGAACTTCACGCAATGCCTGGCGACGTCGCTCATTGGTGAACGGTGCGACGATAGCGTCCAGTGCAATCTTATGCCAACGGGAGCCAGTTGTAAAGCCGGGGTCTGCGATTGCGCCGATGGCCAAACCTATCTGCGGGGCAAGTGTCGCCCACTGAACGGACTCGGCGAGTCTTGCGATACG gacTTGGACTGCTACTTTGGCTACGATCGTGCATCTGTTAGCTGTCAGGAAAACGTTTGCGGCTGTGCCAATGGCTATTATAATAGATATGGAAACATCTGTCGTCGCAAATCAATGG AAGAAAACGATGCCTGCGTCGTTAATGAGGATTGTGATGCACTTGACGCCGCAGCCGAGTGCGTGGGATTAGTATGCACCTATGTCGATGAGATTCCTGCCACAACCGAGGTCCCGGCCACGGACACAACAGGCTGGGATGATGACTCCACCACGGCGGAGGCAGTCACCGAGACGACCGATCAGCCGACTGAAACGGCTACCACGCTCTTTGGCCGCAGGCAGCTAACCAAGGCCTTCGTGCATAGCCCCCCGCCCACTCATAGCGATGCCGCCGCCCAGGTCTCCTTTGCCCCCCTCTCTCCGCTCATCAACGGCGACACAGAGCCCCTCATCTCTCCACGATCCCACGAGATCGCCGTACAGACTAGCATAGAGAAGTATGAGCTTAAGGAAGTGGGGCGCAGTGTCAGGAACGTAGCCACTACCACCATGGGGGGAGGAGGCGCCCACACCGCCTcgaccagcaccagcagccgCCGCAACTCCAGCCGGAATCACAGCATCAGCCGaagccaccgccgccgcctgcCCGCCCTCTTCCGGTTCGATGACGAGGACATCAAGACCTACTCCACACTGGGATCCAGTCGCGAGGATGATGACGCCGATGACAAAAAGT ATGGCAGCAGCTGTACGGATAATGGCAAGACCTGCACGGGATTGCCCCATTCTATTTGCTCCAATAAGATTTGCCTGTGCCGGCAGGGCTACTATGCACGCAACGGCAAGTGCTTTGCAG AACTCGGGGAAATTGCCGAGAGCACGGATGAGTGCGAGTACGAGTTTGATGACTTGACGAAGACCTGTAATTGCCAAAAGAATTATTTCTACGAGCGGGATCTCCGAAACTGTAGAAAAC CCATTCAGTATCATTTGTCCTGCACATCGAATAGCCAGTGCAGTCCCTTTGGAGCTTCTTATTGCCACCCGGAGATTCCCAGACGGTGTACTTGCGAGGAGTATGCCCTGTACGATGCCATCAAGCAGCTTTGTGAATACAAACAGGGTCTGGGCGCCGAGTGCGAGTCCAATGATGGCTGTCCAGTGGATAACTCTGTTTGCTCCAATCGTCTGTGTGTCTGCTCGGAGAACTTCTTCGAAAGGGACGAGACCTGTGTAAGAGGCATCGGTGCCGAGTGTTCCGAGGATGATGAGTGCATAGCCGACAACACCGCGTGTCTGACCAAGAGCACCGATGAGGAGCAAGGACGCACTTGCCAGTGCCGCAAGGGATATGTGCATTTCAAGGATCAATGCCTGAAGGAAG CTGAGGAACTGGAAGACGAGTGCGTCGAGGATGAGCAGTGCAAACCACTCCTGGCCAGTTGCAACTCGGAGGGCAAGTGTGGCTGCACCGACGAACAGCACGAGAAGAACGGCATCTGCGAAGTAAAACGAG AACTTGGTGAATCGTGCACAAAGGCTACAGAGTGCTTCGTCGAAAAGGATCCCGAGAACGTGGAGTGCCGTAACTCCGTCTGTCAGTGCAAATTCGGATATACAACGAACTCTGACCAAAAGCAGTGTATTAGGGTGATCTCCAATAAGAAAA ATTCTTCCGGCAGACCCAGTGCTTTAAAAATCATCACCTTTGTGCTGATTGGCTCCGCTTTCCTGATCACTAGTGCGGCCATTAAGCAGGCCTACTATTAA
- the LOC108130559 gene encoding uncharacterized protein: MSITGQSHARDSDLISITKSAETDDNKIAMCVSLELARCRAENWQLKKKLIEYEVTIKNLEKLVATIASKQHQILNEVVELRKESRAASMADLSIVPALSYEMENSSLVEDDEEEDGYKADSDSGGSLCPSPRSSLASTASASSGSLCPSPLSTLALTASESSVASLTSSGLSSIGSPDNSDFISVSENDFSPGEATRSEEDEEVLYTLATDSDGD; encoded by the exons ATGTCGATCACTGGCCAGTCCCATGCCAGGGACTCTGATTTAATTTCCAT TACCAAGTCCGCGGAGACTGACGACAACAAGATTGCCATGTGTGTTTCCCTGGAGTTAGCCAGGTGCCGTGCTGAGAACTGGCAGCTGAAGAAGAAGCTAATCGAGTACGAGGTCACCATCAAAAATCTGGAGAAGCTGGTGGCCACTATTGCAAGCAAGCAGCACCAGATCCTTAATGAGGTGGTGGAGCTACGCAAAGAGAGTCGTGCTGCTTCGATGGCTGACTTATCCATCGTACCAGCATTATCCTATGAAATGGAGAATTCCTCGCTTGTGGAGgatgacgaggaggaggatggcTACAAGGCCGACTCAGATTCCGGGGGCTCGCTTTGCCCGTCACCGCGTTCCTCGTTGGCTTCAACGGCTTCGGCATCTTCGGGCTCGCTTTGCCCGTCACCGCTTTCCACGTTGGCTTTAACAGCTTCGGAATCTTCGGTCGCCTCTTTAACTTCGTCGGGCTTATCCTCGATCGGTTCGCCGGATAACTCTGACTTTATTTCAGTTTCGGAGAACGATTTCAGTCCCGGCGAAGCCACTCGCTCAGAAGAGGATGAAGAGGTTCTGTATACCTTGGCCACCGATAGCGATGGGGATTAA
- the LOC108130555 gene encoding transmembrane cell adhesion receptor mua-3 isoform X2, giving the protein MPTGASCKAGVCDCADGQTYLRGKCRPLNGLGESCDTDLDCYFGYDRASVSCQENVCGCANGYYNRYGNICRRKSMEENDACVVNEDCDALDAAAECVGLVCTYVDEIPATTEVPATDTTGWDDDSTTAEAVTETTDQPTETATTLFGRRQLTKAFVHSPPPTHSDAAAQVSFAPLSPLINGDTEPLISPRSHEIAVQTSIEKYELKEVGRSVRNVATTTMGGGGAHTASTSTSSRRNSSRNHSISRSHRRRLPALFRFDDEDIKTYSTLGSSREDDDADDKKYGSSCTDNGKTCTGLPHSICSNKICLCRQGYYARNGKCFAELGEIAESTDECEYEFDDLTKTCNCQKNYFYERDLRNCRKPIQYHLSCTSNSQCSPFGASYCHPEIPRRCTCEEYALYDAIKQLCEYKQGLGAECESNDGCPVDNSVCSNRLCVCSENFFERDETCVRGIGAECSEDDECIADNTACLTKSTDEEQGRTCQCRKGYVHFKDQCLKEAEELEDECVEDEQCKPLLASCNSEGKCGCTDEQHEKNGICEVKRELGESCTKATECFVEKDPENVECRNSVCQCKFGYTTNSDQKQCIRVISNKKNSSGRPSALKIITFVLIGSAFLITSAAIKQAYY; this is encoded by the exons ATGCCAACGGGAGCCAGTTGTAAAGCCGGGGTCTGCGATTGCGCCGATGGCCAAACCTATCTGCGGGGCAAGTGTCGCCCACTGAACGGACTCGGCGAGTCTTGCGATACG gacTTGGACTGCTACTTTGGCTACGATCGTGCATCTGTTAGCTGTCAGGAAAACGTTTGCGGCTGTGCCAATGGCTATTATAATAGATATGGAAACATCTGTCGTCGCAAATCAATGG AAGAAAACGATGCCTGCGTCGTTAATGAGGATTGTGATGCACTTGACGCCGCAGCCGAGTGCGTGGGATTAGTATGCACCTATGTCGATGAGATTCCTGCCACAACCGAGGTCCCGGCCACGGACACAACAGGCTGGGATGATGACTCCACCACGGCGGAGGCAGTCACCGAGACGACCGATCAGCCGACTGAAACGGCTACCACGCTCTTTGGCCGCAGGCAGCTAACCAAGGCCTTCGTGCATAGCCCCCCGCCCACTCATAGCGATGCCGCCGCCCAGGTCTCCTTTGCCCCCCTCTCTCCGCTCATCAACGGCGACACAGAGCCCCTCATCTCTCCACGATCCCACGAGATCGCCGTACAGACTAGCATAGAGAAGTATGAGCTTAAGGAAGTGGGGCGCAGTGTCAGGAACGTAGCCACTACCACCATGGGGGGAGGAGGCGCCCACACCGCCTcgaccagcaccagcagccgCCGCAACTCCAGCCGGAATCACAGCATCAGCCGaagccaccgccgccgcctgcCCGCCCTCTTCCGGTTCGATGACGAGGACATCAAGACCTACTCCACACTGGGATCCAGTCGCGAGGATGATGACGCCGATGACAAAAAGT ATGGCAGCAGCTGTACGGATAATGGCAAGACCTGCACGGGATTGCCCCATTCTATTTGCTCCAATAAGATTTGCCTGTGCCGGCAGGGCTACTATGCACGCAACGGCAAGTGCTTTGCAG AACTCGGGGAAATTGCCGAGAGCACGGATGAGTGCGAGTACGAGTTTGATGACTTGACGAAGACCTGTAATTGCCAAAAGAATTATTTCTACGAGCGGGATCTCCGAAACTGTAGAAAAC CCATTCAGTATCATTTGTCCTGCACATCGAATAGCCAGTGCAGTCCCTTTGGAGCTTCTTATTGCCACCCGGAGATTCCCAGACGGTGTACTTGCGAGGAGTATGCCCTGTACGATGCCATCAAGCAGCTTTGTGAATACAAACAGGGTCTGGGCGCCGAGTGCGAGTCCAATGATGGCTGTCCAGTGGATAACTCTGTTTGCTCCAATCGTCTGTGTGTCTGCTCGGAGAACTTCTTCGAAAGGGACGAGACCTGTGTAAGAGGCATCGGTGCCGAGTGTTCCGAGGATGATGAGTGCATAGCCGACAACACCGCGTGTCTGACCAAGAGCACCGATGAGGAGCAAGGACGCACTTGCCAGTGCCGCAAGGGATATGTGCATTTCAAGGATCAATGCCTGAAGGAAG CTGAGGAACTGGAAGACGAGTGCGTCGAGGATGAGCAGTGCAAACCACTCCTGGCCAGTTGCAACTCGGAGGGCAAGTGTGGCTGCACCGACGAACAGCACGAGAAGAACGGCATCTGCGAAGTAAAACGAG AACTTGGTGAATCGTGCACAAAGGCTACAGAGTGCTTCGTCGAAAAGGATCCCGAGAACGTGGAGTGCCGTAACTCCGTCTGTCAGTGCAAATTCGGATATACAACGAACTCTGACCAAAAGCAGTGTATTAGGGTGATCTCCAATAAGAAAA ATTCTTCCGGCAGACCCAGTGCTTTAAAAATCATCACCTTTGTGCTGATTGGCTCCGCTTTCCTGATCACTAGTGCGGCCATTAAGCAGGCCTACTATTAA
- the LOC138926684 gene encoding dystrophin, isoforms A/C/F/G/H-like, with amino-acid sequence MDSAPATGQNRTELLEPKATEAEQSEKCIVQFEAWLTRVDEILSEYLEHDVTIEDLPEDFQRLAWEFVANEKIFKEIAEIIAKHTRREGRSHQSLTGTTQPNGK; translated from the exons ATGGACTCAGCTCCAGCAACAGGCCAAAATCGCACCGAACTCCTGGAACCAAAGGCCACCGAGGCGGAACAGTCCGAGAAGTGCATTGTTCAGTTCGAGGCCTGGCTGACCCGAGTGGACGAGATACTCAGCGAGTATCTGGAACACGATGTGACCATTGAGGATCTGCCAGAGGACTTTCAA CGCTTGGCTTGGGAGTTCGTGGCTAATGAGAAGATCTTTAAAGAGATCGCGGAGATTATAGCAAAGCATACGAGAAGGGAAGGTAGGAGCCACCAATCGCTTACAGGAACAACGCAACCTAATGGAAAATGA
- the Cyp304a1 gene encoding probable cytochrome P450 304a1 yields MITELLLVTCVAVLLCLSYRYAVARPKGFPPGPPRIPLFGSYLFLLMINFKYLHKAALTLSRWYKSDIIGLHVGPFPVAVVHNYEGVREILNNKAFDGRPGLFVAAMRDPGEEIRGIFFQDGPLWKEQRRFILRYLRDFGFGRRFQQLELVIHEQLTDMLDLIRNGPKYPHEEAMVKPGGYRVQLPLLFNPFSANSHFHIVYNECQPRQEMGRLIKLCQLGMQFQRNADDYGRMLSILPWIRHLWPKLSGYSQMLEANVFVHKFFADFVDRHLETYEEGVERNFMDVYITEMRQSPGFGFNRDQFIMGLVDFSFPAFTAIGVQLSLLIQYLMLYPEVLKRMQSEVDEVVGCGRLPTLEDRKSMPFTEATIREGLRIETLVPSDVPHKALVDTELLGYKIPKDTIVIPSLYAFHSDTRVWKDPENFRPERFLDSEGKLNLKLDVSLPFGAGKRLCAGETFARNMLFLMTATMCQNFDFVLAKGDKLPDLSQNLNGLIISPPDFWVQLQDRH; encoded by the exons ATGATCACGGAACTTCTCCTGGTAACTTGCGTTGCGGTATTGTTGTGCCTATCGTATCGATATGCAGTGGCGCGACCCAAAGGATTTCCTCCTG GACCCCCAAGGATACCATTGTTTGGGAGCTACCTTTTCCTTTTGATGATAAATTTCAAGTATCTGCACAAGGCCGCCTTAACCCTTAGTCGATGGTACAAATCGGATATCATTGGACTCCATGTGGGTCCCTTTCCCGTGGCCGTGGTCCACAACTACGAGGGTGTCCGCGAGATCCTCAACAACAAGGCGTTCGATGGACGTCCCGGACTGTTTGTGGCCGCCATGCGGGATCCCGGCGAGGAAATCCGAG GTATTTTCTTCCAAGACGGACCCCTCTGGAAGGAACAGCGTCGTTTTATCCTTCGATACCTTCGCGATTTTGGATTCGGGCGTCGCTTTCAGCAACTTGAGTTGGTGATCCATGAGCAGCTTACAGACATGCTGGACCTGATCCGAAACGGGCCAAAATACCCGCACGAGGAGGCCATGGTTAAGCCAGGTGGATACCGCGTACAGCTTCCGCTACTTTTTAATCCCTTCTCGGCCAACTCGCATTTCCACATTGTCTACAACGAATGCCAACCACGTCAGGAAATGGGTAGACTGATTAAGCTTTGTCAACTGGGGATGCAGTTCCAGCGCAACGCCGATGACTACGGGAGAATGTTAAGTATCCTTCCTTGGATCCGTCACTTATGGCCAAAACTGAGTGGCTACAGTCAAATGCTGGAGGCCAACGTGTTTGTTCACAAGTTCTTTGCCGATTTTGTGGACCGTCATTTGGAAACCTATGAGGAGGGCGTGGAGCGCAACTTTATGGATGTTTATATAACGGAGATGCGTCAATCTCCTGGTTTCGGTTTTAACCGAGATCAGTTCATAATGGGCCTTGTGGACTTTTCATTTCCCGCCTTTACCGCCATAGGGGTTCAATTGTCCTTGCTGATCCAATATTTGATGCTTTATCCAGAGGTATTGAAACGAATGCAAAGCGAAGTAGATGAGGTAGTTGGATGTGGACGGCTCCCAACTCTGGAGGATCGCAAGAGCATGCCCTTCACAGAGGCCACCATTCGCGAAGGATTACGCATTGAGACACTGGTGCCTTCTGATGTGCCCCACAAGGCATTGGTGGATACCGAGTTGCTGGGTTACAAAATACCCAAA GACACCATCGTTATACCCAGCCTGTATGCCTTCCATTCGGACACTCGCGTCTGGAAGGATCCGGAAAACTTCCGCCCAGAGCGATTCCTTGACTCGGAAGGAAAACTCAATCTAAAGTTGGACGTTTCATTACCCTTCGGAGCAGGAAAACGACTTTGCGCTGGCGAAACATTTGCCCGAAATATGCTTTTCCTAATGACGGCGACCATGTGCCAGAACTTTGATTTCGTTTTGGCCAAAGGCGATAAACTGCCAGATCTTTCCCAAAACCTGAATGGCCTAATCATATCTCCACCAGACTTCTGGGTACAGTTGCAGGATAGGCACTGA